One genomic window of Caenorhabditis elegans chromosome I includes the following:
- the M04C7.4 gene encoding uncharacterized protein (Confirmed by transcript evidence), producing MAAKLFGAVSRKLERRQSTSSSDDSIESGMAPNVHMPAYTQSSTRKLAFGTAATEEHKPLDDFYNNSTLTNISKLFCAIVLLTAFFLVMSRSIQFAYEAQAAARASLPTVSNSSVSNMLDDQVN from the exons ATGGCTGCCaag ttattcgGAGCCGTGTCTCGAAAGTTGGAACGTCGTCAATCGACAAGTTCCAGTGATGACAGTATTGAATCAGGAATGGCTCCAAATGTTCAT atgcccGCATATACACAGAGTTCCACAAGGAA ATTGGCATTTGGAACAGCAGCCACAGAGGAGCACAAACCACTTGACGATTTCTATAATAACTCAACAttaacaaacatttcaaaactattttgtgCAATTGTTCTACTCACTGCATTCTTTCTCGTAATGTCAAGAAGTATTCAATTTGCATATGAAGCTCAAGCAGCTGCTCGTGCATCTTTACCAACAGTATCTAATTCATCTGTTAGCAATATGCTCGATGACCAAGTTAACTAA
- the M04C7.3 gene encoding uncharacterized protein (Partially confirmed by transcript evidence): MNQLRHVLRHSWGSVYDKTWKSSRTTRPNSGSGRGIHGEGRGTNAFDVSVSSSSVTRVPGCAVKSVFCDYGIVGSRSSREVGSSVAGNARRIEACAKRTENRSDRRTNRGQQGGRNKSRFPMTTGKPAAGKEAHLDDPSKGKIAVNGDRFRHGTLLSQSLRQNQSRQVVRGSAPITDHAATRNRGRYTASGRRRTAPSPGSFGGFCRTRGEVLDRNVNLY, encoded by the coding sequence ATGAACCAGCTGCGCCATGTACTCCGTCATAGCTGGGGTAGCGTCTATGATAAGACGTGGAAAAGTTCGCGAACTACTCGTCCAAATTCGGGTAGCGGTAGGGGTATCCATGGGGAGGGGAGGGGAACTAATGCATTTGATGTTTCAGTTTCGTCGTCTTCGGTTACCAGAGTTCCAGGTTGTGCTGTAAAGTCGGTGTTTTGTGATTATGGTATCGTTGGATCTCGTTCTTCTCGTGAAGTTGGCTCGTCGGTTGCAGGCAATGCTAGGAGAATAGAAGCTTGTGCTAAGAGAACTGAGAATAGAAGTGACAGGAGAACGAACCGCGGCCAACAAGGTGGGAGAAACAAGAGTCGATTCCCGATGACAACTGGAAAGCCTGCAGCTGGTAAAGAAGCCCATTTGGATGACCCATCGAAAGGAAAGATAGCTGTAAATGGTGATCGTTTCCGACACGGCACTCTCCTAAGCCAGTCTCTTCGTCAAAACCAAAGCCGACAGGTCGTGCGAGGATCAGCTCCCATTACTGATCATGCCGCCACTCGCAACAGAGGTCGATATACCGCTTCTGGAAGACGTCGCACTGCTCCGAGTCCAGGCagttttggtggtttttgtCGTACAAGAGGGGAGGTGTTGGATAGGAACGTGAACCTTTACTAG